One Elgaria multicarinata webbii isolate HBS135686 ecotype San Diego chromosome 7, rElgMul1.1.pri, whole genome shotgun sequence DNA window includes the following coding sequences:
- the GAREM1 gene encoding GRB2-associated and regulator of MAPK protein 1 isoform X2, with product MLVASGECNEDTEVYNITLCTGDELTLMGQAEILYAKSSKEKSRLNTIFKKIGKLNSISKLGKGKMPCLICMNHRTNESISLPFQCKGRFSTRSPLELQMQEGEHTIRNIVEKTRLPVNVTVPSPPPRNPYDLHFVREGHRYKFVNIQTKTVVVCCALHSNKIIPMHFPLHSALPKFTLPESLVKGEMWHEAFVKHWFGLCQEQFDIDEYSRAVRDVKADWNEDCKSPQKSRTTSHNHVPNSLSYARDELTQSFHRLSVCVYGNNLHGNSEVNLHGCRDLCNEWALFPHDALQYQDSGDGSSDYLFPEVSEESLCLPTKLELPYEELWLDQGVGKMSDQPLTRSQSEKNKCDTYRSSFRSKCGTSSLPAPGALTSTSKSSDVSLPPPPVPPKSEAVREECRLLNAPPVPPRNSKPTSTSPSIPPRTSKPARQQTRSPSPTLSYYSSGLHNINATEGEAENPTESTPVACYPCGTVNVDLQELGSQLPLGSPSADALPLRLSWPNHFSGAAEGLHRSDFLLDPSRSYSYPRQKTPGTPKRNCPAPFTFDFNRSETPAEDALLATVELGCTVSTCPKSASYSLECTDEKSLAVSSTVQSLSCPALPPRAPKAADEKPAIDLCPLALRIDGAEEEPETGSPDLSEDQYLGKKGLQDIFSASYPFSSPLHLQLVPRSCGDGSPWQPPIDLSGLSIEEVSKSLRFIGLSEDVITFFVTEKIDGNLLVQLNEEILSEDFKLSKLQVKKILQFINGWRPKM from the exons GTGGCTTCTGGTGAATGCAATGAAGACACTGAGGTTTACAACATTACACTCTGCACCGGGGATGAGCTAACGTTAATGGGGCAAGCGGAAATCCTTTATGCAAAATCTTCGAAGGAGAAGTCCCGTCTCAACACCATCTTCAAGAAGATTGGAAAGCTTAATTCCATCAGCAAATTAGGCAAAGGCAAAATGCCGTGCCTGATCTGCATGAACCACAGGACCAACGAGAGCATTAGCCTTCCGTTCCAGTGCAAGGGCAGGTTCAGCACACGCAGCCCGTTAGAGCTGCAGATGCAAGAAGGCGAGCATACTATCCGCAATATAGTAGAAAAGACCCGGCTGCCCGTGAACGTGACGGTGCCAAGCCCTCCGCCGCGAAATCCTTACGACTTGCATTTCGTCCGCGAAGGGCACCGCTACAAGTTCGTTAACATTCAGACCAAGACGGTCGTGGTTTGTTGCGCCCTGCACAGCAACAAAATCATCCCCATGCACTTCCCTTTGCATTCGGCTCTTCCAAAGTTTACCCTCCCCGAAAGCCTTGTGAAAGGGGAGATGTGGCACGAAGCCTTCGTCAAGCACTGGTTCGGCCTCTGTCAAGAGCAGTTTGATATCGATGAGTATTCCCGTGCTGTGAGAGATGTGAAAGCCGACTGGAACGAAGACTGCAAAAGCCCCCAGAAAAGTCGGACCACCAGCCACAACCATGTGCCAAACTCCCTTAGTTATGCTCGGGATGAGTTGACTCAATCCTTCCACCGCCTCTCAGTGTGCGTTTATGGAAACAACCTCCATGGGAATAGCGAGGTGAACCTTCATGGTTGCAGGGACTTGTGTAACGAGTGGGCTCTATTCCCTCATGATGCTTTGCAGTACCAGGACTCTGGCGATGGGAGCAGCGACTACCTTTTCCCTGAAGTTAGCGAAGAATCGTTATGTTTACCTACCAAACTAGAACTTCCTTATGAAGAACTATGGCTGGACCAAGGGGTTGGGAAAATGAGCGATCAGCCTCTTACTCGCTCACAGAGTGAAAAGAACAAATGTGACACCTATAGGAGTTCTTTCCGGTCCAAGTGTGGGACGTCCTCTCTTCCAGCACCTGGAGCTTTAACCTCAACATCAAAATCTTCAGATGTTTCCCTACCTCCACCACCTGTGCCTCCTAAATCTGAAGCA GTCAGAGAGGAGTGTAGACTCCTGAATGCTCCACCTGTTCCGCCACGCAATTCAAAGCCAACATCCACCAGTCCTTCTATCCCTCCACGGACAAGCAAGCCAGCACGGCAGCAGACTCGttctcccagtccaactctctcaTACTATTCTTCAGGACTACACAACAT CAATGCCACAGAAGGAGAAGCTGAAAATCCCACTGAGAGCACTCCAGTCGCTTGCTATCCATGCGGCACTGTGAACGTTGACCTGCAAGAGCTTGGTAGCCAATTGCCTTTGGGGAGCCCCTCTGCTGATGCTTTGCCCTTGAGACTGTCATGGCCAAATCATTTTTCTGGAGCTGCCGAAGGCCTTCATAGGAGCGACTTTCTATTGGATCCAAGCAGGAGTTACAGTTATCCAAGGCAGAAGACTCCCGGCACACCAAAGAGAAACTGTCCGGCACCTTTTACGTTCGACTTCAACAGAAGTGAAACTCCTGCAGAGGATGCGCTGCTAGCCACAGTGGAACTGGGCTGCACTGTGTCCACTTGCCCAAAGTCTGCAAGTTACTCTCTAGAGTGCACTGATGAGAAAAGTCTGGCAGTAAGTAGCACCGTGCAGTCTCTCTCGTGCCCCGCCTTACCCCCTCGTGCACCAAAAGCAGCAGATGAGAAACCAGCCATAGACTTGTGTCCACTGGCTCTCAGAATTGATGGTGCAGAGGAAGAGCCTGAGACAGGTTCACCAGACCTTTCTGAAGACCAGTACCTTGGAAAGAAGGGCCTGCAGGACATCTTTTCAGCTTCTTACCCTTTCTCGTCTCCCCTTCATCTTCAGCTAGTGCCAAGGTCTTGCGGTGATGGCTCTCCTTGGCAGCCTCCTATAGATCTCTCCGGACTTTCAATAGAGGAAGTTTCTAAATCTCTGAGATTTATAGGCTTATCGGAGGATGTCATAACATTTTTTGTTACTGAGAAGATTGatggcaacttgcttgttcaGCTCAACGAAGAGATCCTTTCAGAGGATTTCAAACTAAGCAAACTACAGGTTAAGAAAATACTGCAGTTCATTAATGGCTGGAGACCTAAAATGTAG
- the GAREM1 gene encoding GRB2-associated and regulator of MAPK protein 1 isoform X1: MDAGPSPDASLKDVKWSAVAVPLDLLVSTYRLPQVVKIDGGEPIEGLRETDYLLIHSCRQWTTITAHSLEEGHYVIGPKIEIPVHYAGQFKLLEQDRDIKEPVQYFNSVEEVAKAFPERVYVMEEITFNVKVASGECNEDTEVYNITLCTGDELTLMGQAEILYAKSSKEKSRLNTIFKKIGKLNSISKLGKGKMPCLICMNHRTNESISLPFQCKGRFSTRSPLELQMQEGEHTIRNIVEKTRLPVNVTVPSPPPRNPYDLHFVREGHRYKFVNIQTKTVVVCCALHSNKIIPMHFPLHSALPKFTLPESLVKGEMWHEAFVKHWFGLCQEQFDIDEYSRAVRDVKADWNEDCKSPQKSRTTSHNHVPNSLSYARDELTQSFHRLSVCVYGNNLHGNSEVNLHGCRDLCNEWALFPHDALQYQDSGDGSSDYLFPEVSEESLCLPTKLELPYEELWLDQGVGKMSDQPLTRSQSEKNKCDTYRSSFRSKCGTSSLPAPGALTSTSKSSDVSLPPPPVPPKSEAVREECRLLNAPPVPPRNSKPTSTSPSIPPRTSKPARQQTRSPSPTLSYYSSGLHNINATEGEAENPTESTPVACYPCGTVNVDLQELGSQLPLGSPSADALPLRLSWPNHFSGAAEGLHRSDFLLDPSRSYSYPRQKTPGTPKRNCPAPFTFDFNRSETPAEDALLATVELGCTVSTCPKSASYSLECTDEKSLAVSSTVQSLSCPALPPRAPKAADEKPAIDLCPLALRIDGAEEEPETGSPDLSEDQYLGKKGLQDIFSASYPFSSPLHLQLVPRSCGDGSPWQPPIDLSGLSIEEVSKSLRFIGLSEDVITFFVTEKIDGNLLVQLNEEILSEDFKLSKLQVKKILQFINGWRPKM; the protein is encoded by the exons GGCAGTTTAAGCTGCTGGAACAAGACCGTGATATTAAGGAGCCAGTGCAGTATTTTAACAGTGTGGAGGAGGTGGCTAAAGCATTTCCTGAACGAGTTTACGTCATGGAGGAAATAACATTCAACGTTAAG GTGGCTTCTGGTGAATGCAATGAAGACACTGAGGTTTACAACATTACACTCTGCACCGGGGATGAGCTAACGTTAATGGGGCAAGCGGAAATCCTTTATGCAAAATCTTCGAAGGAGAAGTCCCGTCTCAACACCATCTTCAAGAAGATTGGAAAGCTTAATTCCATCAGCAAATTAGGCAAAGGCAAAATGCCGTGCCTGATCTGCATGAACCACAGGACCAACGAGAGCATTAGCCTTCCGTTCCAGTGCAAGGGCAGGTTCAGCACACGCAGCCCGTTAGAGCTGCAGATGCAAGAAGGCGAGCATACTATCCGCAATATAGTAGAAAAGACCCGGCTGCCCGTGAACGTGACGGTGCCAAGCCCTCCGCCGCGAAATCCTTACGACTTGCATTTCGTCCGCGAAGGGCACCGCTACAAGTTCGTTAACATTCAGACCAAGACGGTCGTGGTTTGTTGCGCCCTGCACAGCAACAAAATCATCCCCATGCACTTCCCTTTGCATTCGGCTCTTCCAAAGTTTACCCTCCCCGAAAGCCTTGTGAAAGGGGAGATGTGGCACGAAGCCTTCGTCAAGCACTGGTTCGGCCTCTGTCAAGAGCAGTTTGATATCGATGAGTATTCCCGTGCTGTGAGAGATGTGAAAGCCGACTGGAACGAAGACTGCAAAAGCCCCCAGAAAAGTCGGACCACCAGCCACAACCATGTGCCAAACTCCCTTAGTTATGCTCGGGATGAGTTGACTCAATCCTTCCACCGCCTCTCAGTGTGCGTTTATGGAAACAACCTCCATGGGAATAGCGAGGTGAACCTTCATGGTTGCAGGGACTTGTGTAACGAGTGGGCTCTATTCCCTCATGATGCTTTGCAGTACCAGGACTCTGGCGATGGGAGCAGCGACTACCTTTTCCCTGAAGTTAGCGAAGAATCGTTATGTTTACCTACCAAACTAGAACTTCCTTATGAAGAACTATGGCTGGACCAAGGGGTTGGGAAAATGAGCGATCAGCCTCTTACTCGCTCACAGAGTGAAAAGAACAAATGTGACACCTATAGGAGTTCTTTCCGGTCCAAGTGTGGGACGTCCTCTCTTCCAGCACCTGGAGCTTTAACCTCAACATCAAAATCTTCAGATGTTTCCCTACCTCCACCACCTGTGCCTCCTAAATCTGAAGCA GTCAGAGAGGAGTGTAGACTCCTGAATGCTCCACCTGTTCCGCCACGCAATTCAAAGCCAACATCCACCAGTCCTTCTATCCCTCCACGGACAAGCAAGCCAGCACGGCAGCAGACTCGttctcccagtccaactctctcaTACTATTCTTCAGGACTACACAACAT CAATGCCACAGAAGGAGAAGCTGAAAATCCCACTGAGAGCACTCCAGTCGCTTGCTATCCATGCGGCACTGTGAACGTTGACCTGCAAGAGCTTGGTAGCCAATTGCCTTTGGGGAGCCCCTCTGCTGATGCTTTGCCCTTGAGACTGTCATGGCCAAATCATTTTTCTGGAGCTGCCGAAGGCCTTCATAGGAGCGACTTTCTATTGGATCCAAGCAGGAGTTACAGTTATCCAAGGCAGAAGACTCCCGGCACACCAAAGAGAAACTGTCCGGCACCTTTTACGTTCGACTTCAACAGAAGTGAAACTCCTGCAGAGGATGCGCTGCTAGCCACAGTGGAACTGGGCTGCACTGTGTCCACTTGCCCAAAGTCTGCAAGTTACTCTCTAGAGTGCACTGATGAGAAAAGTCTGGCAGTAAGTAGCACCGTGCAGTCTCTCTCGTGCCCCGCCTTACCCCCTCGTGCACCAAAAGCAGCAGATGAGAAACCAGCCATAGACTTGTGTCCACTGGCTCTCAGAATTGATGGTGCAGAGGAAGAGCCTGAGACAGGTTCACCAGACCTTTCTGAAGACCAGTACCTTGGAAAGAAGGGCCTGCAGGACATCTTTTCAGCTTCTTACCCTTTCTCGTCTCCCCTTCATCTTCAGCTAGTGCCAAGGTCTTGCGGTGATGGCTCTCCTTGGCAGCCTCCTATAGATCTCTCCGGACTTTCAATAGAGGAAGTTTCTAAATCTCTGAGATTTATAGGCTTATCGGAGGATGTCATAACATTTTTTGTTACTGAGAAGATTGatggcaacttgcttgttcaGCTCAACGAAGAGATCCTTTCAGAGGATTTCAAACTAAGCAAACTACAGGTTAAGAAAATACTGCAGTTCATTAATGGCTGGAGACCTAAAATGTAG